One part of the Phoenix dactylifera cultivar Barhee BC4 chromosome 4, palm_55x_up_171113_PBpolish2nd_filt_p, whole genome shotgun sequence genome encodes these proteins:
- the LOC103722077 gene encoding putative fatty-acid--CoA ligase fadD21, which produces MSCENYDPCFPDQPVVDRYLPLWASQPNFQYKPAFVWAEDSPRGMQWASITYSELNSSVEAIASRLLYPLQRGDTLLILCSPGLQLVKLLFASQRASLVAIPIIPPDSSSFSPAKQGPSHHHLLRALSQANPKAAIAHPSYISAIIRSISPSTSDRLACLLRKLRWISVDGLEDENPNACCPNSDTSEYLGCGPNDTYLVQYTSGATGIPKPVLVTAGAAAHNVRVARKAYDLHPSSVIVSWLPQYHDCGLMFLLLTVVSGATCVLTSPGAFLHRPRLWLELITEFKATCTPVPSFTLPLVAKRGGIDQGALPLKLGSMRNLILINEPIYKFSVDEFVDEFARVGLNPSSISPSYGLAENCTFVSTAWQCQGEERSGYPNMPSYNKLLPSARLSSPSSSSSYEEEEMDIIVVNEETCEPVEDGVEGEIWVSSPSNASGYLGHPSLTHEVFHGRLRGRAGKCYVRTGDLGIVKGDERYLYVVGRTCDVIRVHDGRNSLHAHYIETAAYNSSPKYVRGGCIAAFGVALSMPSKRTVVAVVAELQRKEGGGRVIGTYRRIGEAIREGVLKEEGVRVGWVVMVEGGSVPKTTSGKLRRWLAKNMLLEGRFPVLCEVWFEEYSSAITERGEEDGAGGGEVGEGMRDEAPVRALGTAGRRFSLISSL; this is translated from the coding sequence ATGTCCTGTGAGAACTATGATCCTTGCTTCCCCGACCAGCCGGTTGTGGACCGTTACCTCCCTTTATGGGCTAGCCAACCTAATTTCCAGTACAAGCCTGCCTTCGTGTGGGCGGAGGACTCTCCCAGGGGCATGCAATGGGCCTCCATCACCTACTCCGAGCTCAACTCCTCTGTGGAAGCCATCGCCTCCCGGCTCCTCTACCCTCTCCAGAGAGGTGACACCCTCCTTATCCTCTGTTCTCCTGGTCTCCAACTTGTCAAGCTCCTCTTCGCCTCTCAACGTGCCAGTCTCGTTGCTATCCCTATTATTCCTCCagattcttcttccttctccccagCCAAACAAGGTCCCTCCCACCACCACCTCCTAAGGGCCCTCTCCCAGGCCAACCCGAAGGCTGCCATAGCCCATCCATCCTACATCTCCGCCATAATCAGATCTATTTCACCGTCGACTTCCGACCGGCTTGCTTGCCTACTTCGCAAGCTCCGGTGGATCTCCGTCGACGGTTTGGAGGATGAGAACCCTAATGCTTGCTGCCCAAATTCGGACACTTCAGAGTATTTGGGCTGTGGGCCGAACGACACTTACCTCGTTCAGTACACCTCTGGTGCAACTGGAATACCGAAGCCGGTGCTCGTGACCGCCGGTGCCGCAGCTCACAATGTGAGGGTGGCGAGGAAGGCCTACGACCTCCATCCGAGCAGCGTCATTGTGTCGTGGCTGCCGCAGTACCATGACTGTGGCCTAATGTTCCTCCTGCTAACTGTTGTCTCAGGTGCCACCTGTGTTCTCACCTCACCGGGGGCCTTCTTGCACCGGCCTCGCCTCTGGCTTGAGCTCATCACCGAGTTCAAAGCCACTTGCACCCCAGTTCCTTCCTTCACCTTGCCTTTAGTGGCAAAAAGAGGAGGTATCGACCAAGGGGCACTGCCTCTCAAGCTGGGGAGCATGAGAAACCTAATCCTGATCAATGAGCCTATCTACAAATTTTCAGTCGATGAGTTTGTTGATGAATTCGCACGTGTGGGGCTCAACCCATCGTCGATCTCTCCGTCCTATGGGCTGGCGGAGAACTGCACCTTTGTCTCCACCGCATGGCAATGCCAAGGGGAAGAACGGAGTGGCTACCCAAATATGCCGTCCTACAACAAGCTTTTGCCTTCAGCGAGGCTGTCATCGCCTTCCTCCTCGTCATcatatgaagaagaggagatggaTATAATCGTCGTCAATGAAGAAACCTGCGAGCCAGTGGAGGACGGGGTGGAGGGAGAGATATGGGTCTCTTCACCGAGCAACGCGTCAGGGTACCTCGGGCACCCGTCCTTAACTCATGAAGTGTTTCATGGGAGGCTCCGAGGCAGGGCTGGCAAATGTTATGTCAGGACCGGCGATCTGGGGATCGTCAAGGGAGATGAGAGGTATCTTTACGTAGTTGGTCGGACTTGTGACGTGATAAGAGTCCATGATGGCCGAAACTCGCTACATGCACACTACATTGAGACTGCTGCCTATAACAGCAGTCCTAAGTATGTGAGAGGAGGCTGTATTGCAGCATTTGGAGTGGCATTGTCAATGCCGAGCAAGAGAACGGTCGTGGCGGTAGTCGCAGAGTTGCAGAGGAAAGAAGGGGGAGGGAGAGTAATTGGTACTTATAGAAGGATAGGCGAGGCGATAAGAGAGGGTGTGCTGAAGGAAGAGGGGGTCCGGGTTGGGTGGGTGGTGATGGTGGAGGGTGGGAGTGTTCCGAAGACAACTTCGGGGAAGCTAAGGAGGTGGTTGGCGAAGAACATGCTGTTGGAGGGGAGATTTCCAGTACTTTGTGAGGTCTGGTTCGAGGAATACTCATCGGCCATTacggagagaggggaggaggatGGAGCGGGGGGTGGTGAGGTGGGAGAgggaatgagagatgaggcccCGGTTCGGGCTCTAGGAACTGCGGGTCGCCGGTTCTCCTTGATTTCGTCTTTGTGA